The Ascidiaceihabitans donghaensis genome includes the window GCTGCTTTCGTCGGCCATGTTGTCCCCTATGCCGAAGTCCTGTCGGTTCAATTCGATTTGTCCGTTCACTGTTGCCAAACCGTCGTCGATTGACAGGTTGAACGGCATTTCGACCGGTACCGTTTTGTCCCTTATTGTCAAAGTACCCGTCGCCAGATGTCCATCTACGATGCGTTCCAGGTCTGCTTGGAAAATTGCCGTTGGAAACGTCGTCGCATCAAAAAAATCGTGTCCCATGGCCTGATCTGTTACAGATCCCAGCGTAAGTGATGGAACTGCGATTGTCACCGTTGTGGTGCCTTTGGCGGTGGCAGGATCGTAGTCGATGTCTGCAGTCCAATCTGCAAATTTCCCTTCAACCACATTGCCGAACTGCGTGATTTCAATTGCAACTGTGCCGGTTTCCACGGTCCAGTCGGATTCGACCTGTTCCAGCGCCACTTGCGCAATTGCATCCCCGTGTTTGGCAAAGACACCGATACTGGATCCTATAGCAATGGCGATCCCCCATGCCGCCACAGCTGTCACAAAGGGTAGGCCGTGTTTGTGTGTGCCAGTTGCGTCCGGGGTGTGTGTTGTCCCAAACCACATCCGTTTTAGCGTTGCGTCCTTGTCCACAAAGTGGTGCTTTAAGGCGCCCGCGACATGCAAGATCAACGCGGCCGCAAGCACCCGCTCAAACACGATATGCAGCCCTGCAAAGAGCGCGGCTGTGTCTTCGGATTTCGCAACCAATGGCAAGTTTTGCCCAAACGGCCACCAGATCGGCGCGAACCCCGTGGTAGACGCATGGTGTATCCATCCTGACAGCGGCACCAACAAAAGCGAGCCATAGAGCAGCCAATGCACGGTTTCCGCCAGCCAGCTTTCGGCTTTGCGGTCGGGATGCAATCCGGCGGGTTTGGTTTGTGTCACGGCCCAAGCGATCCGCGCCAAAGCCACAAAAAACACTGTGACCCCGAGCGTTTTATGCAAAGAAAAAAGCCATGCCTTTTGCGCAAGCTGCTCTGACGTTTCATATGGAAGTTTATTGGCAATAATGCCCAAGGGGATCAGCGTCAGGATCAGTAAAGCTGTCAGCCAGTGGAACGTTTTGGTGACACTTCCGTAGTGATGGGCTGAATTTGTCCGCGACATCTGGCGATCCTTTGTGTTGCTTGCATTGTGTAACACCTCAGATGTAGCTGTTATTCATCTAAACGTAAGTCGCATTTTTGCACAGGCTCTGAGCAGGGTTGCCCAGCGTGCCTCTTTGTGGCTACACCCCTTTCAACACCATGATGGGGATTTTTACATGACAACCGCATTTGTATTTCCGGGCCAAGGGGCGCAAACCATTGGCATGGGGAAGGATCTGGCAGAGGCTTATCCTGCGGCTAGGGCTGTCTTTCAAGAAGTTGATGATGCACTTGGTGAAAACCTGTCGCAGCTTATTTGGGACGGTGATCAGGACACGTTGACGCTGACCCAAAACGCGCAACCCGCTTTGATGGCAACGTCTTTGGCGGCCATGCGTGCGTTGGAAGCTGAAGGATTGACTTTGGATCGGGCCGCTTTTGTTGCGGGCCATTCGCTGGGTGAGTATTCGGCGTTGGCTGCTGCCGGTGCGATTTCAGTGGCCGACACGGCGCGTTTGTTGCGCACGCGTGGTCAAGCGATGCAGCAGGCCGTTCCGGTCGGTGTGGGCGCTATGGCCGCTTTGCTGGGGCTGGACTTTGAGGCAGCGACTGCCGTGGCATCGGAGGCCGCAGGCGATGAGGTGTGTCAGGCCGCCAACGACAATGACCCTGGGCAGGTGGTGATTTCTGGTCACAAGGCCGCTGTTGAACGCGCCATCGAGATTGCAAAAACCAAAGGTGCAAAGCGTGCGGTTCTGCTGCCTGTGTCCGCACCGTTCCATTGCGCTTTGATGGAGCCTGCGGCCCGCGTCATGGAAGCGGCCTTGGCCGAGGTCACTGTGTCTGATCCGGCTGTGCCTTTGGTGGCGAATGTGCAAGCGCAGGCTGTGACATCGGCAGATGCCATTCGCGGGCTGTTGGTGGAACAGGTCACAGGATCGGTACGCTGGCGCGAAAGCGTCGCTTGGATGGGCGCACAAGGCGTTACAGACATATGGGAAATCGGCGCGGGCAAAGCCTTGTCTGGCATGATCCGCCGCATCGACCGCAGTATTGCAACCCGCGCCATCGGCACAGCCGCTGATGTTGTTGCGGCCAAGGAGGTTTGAGAATGTTTGATCTAACAGGAAAAAATGCGCTTGTGACGGGCGCATCCGGTGGCATTGGCGCGGATATTGCGCGGCAGCTGCATGGGGCGGGGGCCACCGTTGGACTGTCTGGCACGCGGGTAGAACCGCTGGAGACACTGGCGGCCGAGCTGGGCGAACGTGCCCATGTTTTGCCTTGCAACCTAAGCGATATGGCCGCCGTTGACGCGTTGCCCAAGCAAGCCGCAGAGGCCATGGGGTCGGTTGATATTTTGGTCAACAACGCCGGCATCACGCGCGATAACTTGTTTATGCGCATGTCTGACGACGAATGGTCCAGCGTTTTGGCTGTGAACCTGACCGCCACGATGAAGCTGTGCAAGGGTGTGATGCGTGGCATGATGAAAGCCCGCTGGGGCCGTATTGTGAATATTTCATCCGTTGTGGGTGCCACCGGAAACCCAGGCCAAGCCAACTATGCGGCCTCTAAGGCGGGTATGGTCGGCATGACCAAGTCACTGGCATATGAGGTCGCAAGTCGGGGAATCACGGTAAATGCTGTGGCACCGGGCTTTATTGCGACAGCGATGACCGACAAGCTGACGGATGACCAAAAGGCCGGTATTCTTGGGCAAATCCCCGCCGGTCGCATGGGGGATCCCGCCGAAATTGCCAGCGCTGTCATGTACTTGGCCAGCCCCGAGGCAGGTTATATCACGGGGACGACCTTGCACGTGAACGGTGGCATGGCCATGTTGTAGGCCGTGACGCCAAATCATTTGCCATATGCGTGGACTATGCTATAGGCGGCGCAGAATTGACCTTGAAGCATAAGCCGAAGGGTCGGCCTTTCCAAGTGGATGGGCCTGAACCGTCCCACACTCGGGGCAAGAGGGTTCCCGCACTTGGGGCCAACACCTACAGGGTCACTTCCGACCCTTAAGATGAGGAATATTGAGATGAGCGACATCGCAGACCGCGTGAAAAAGATCGTTGTAGAGCACTTGGGCGTTGAAGAATCCAAAGTTGTTGAAGGCGCGTCCTTCATCGACGATCTGGGCGCAGACAGCCTGGACACAGTTGAGCTGGTTATGGCGTTCGAAGAAGAGTTCGGCATCGAAATCCCAGACGACGCGGCAGAAACAATCCAAAGCTTCGGCGACGCGGTTGGTTTCATCACGAAAGCGTCCTGATCCCAACCGGATCCAGCCCTGACATTCTAAACGGCGTCCCTTTTTTCGGGGCGCCGTTTTTTGTTTGTACCGCTGTTTCGCGCTATTTTCTCGCGCGGTGGCCAGACGCACTTAGGTGGACCTGCAAAAATGTATGACCCAAAAGGCAACGGCAAAGAAAAATCCATAGATGCGGTGCAGTTCACTGAACTGGAACCGCCAGAGCATCTGCGCGGCATCGTGCACCGGTTTTTGGAATTGAACACCAACGGTCGTTTGAATGAAGACTACCGGTTTCACGCGCTGCCCGATGCCTGCACCTACATTGTGTTTGACCAATTGGACAAACGCATCGCAGGCGTGTCCAAGCTGCGTGCAGAATCAGAAGAATTCAATCTGGGCCGCCAGTTCCATTTTGTGAACATTCGCTTTTTGCCCGGTGTCTGGCAGCCCAGCCTTGATCAAGTGGCCTATGGCATGGTCGAAGACGCCTACACTGGCGCTTTGCCGTTGCTTGAGCTCAACAAGACCCTTACCGGGGAGGCGTTGCCGAAACATATCCCAAGCTTGAGTGATTTGGTTGACGGCCTTGTCCGAGATGGCATCGTGAAACGCAATCTGGTGACGGAAAAGATTTTTCAGCATCTGGATGATTTGCACAACGTGGCTGATATGGCAGACGCCGCAAACCTGTCGCCGCGACAACTGCAGCGCACACTCAAACGCACCACAGGCTTTTCACCCCATGATTTCCTGAAAGTGCTGCGGCTCCAGATGTCATTGAATGGCAATGACACGTGGTCATATGCCGATCAGTCCCATTTCATCCATTCATTTCGCCGCGCCACCGGATACACCCCCGGAAAATACGCAAAAAAATATGATGTCTGAAATCTACAATACGGGCAGGCGAGGGGCGCGTAATAAAGTCTCATAACGACAGATCAAGGAGACGGTTATGAGCAAAATGAACGCAGTTGGATGGTTCGACATTTACGTGAACGACCTGGAGCGGGCCACCGCCTTTTATGAAGCTGTTCTGGACACCAAGCTGGAACAGATGGGCGATCCCACTGGCGAAAGCCAAATGATGAGCTTTCCCGCCGATGTGGCCGCATACGGAGCTGGAGGCGCATTGACCAAAGCCCCACATGCTGGGCCCGGTGTGGGCGGCACAGTCGTGTACTTCTCGGTTGAAGATTGCGCCATCAACGAAGCCCGTGTTGTTGAGGCTGGAGGTGTTGTGGCCCGGTCCAAATTTTCTATCGGCGATTTTGGATGGATTGTTTTGATCATGGACACCGAAGGCAACATGTTCGGTTTGAATTCGCTGAAATAAGTTTGTTCACCAGTGATCCGGTAAAGAGTGCGGGCAGTCCATCGGGCTGTCCGTTTTTATGATTTGCATGTGCAAGAACATGCTGATCCCGCCCGTCTTGCCCAAAGTCGTGTTGCATCATGCCTGCGTTCGGGCTTCAGTGATCCAAAACAGGCAGATCATGATTTCACGCGCTATCCCGACTATAAACACATCCCGTCTTACCCTACGTGCCCTTGGCCCGCAGGATTTTTCGCGGTTTGCCGAAATCTGGACGATGCAGGATGTGGTGCGCTACATCGGTGGA containing:
- a CDS encoding cytochrome b/b6 domain-containing protein — translated: MSRTNSAHHYGSVTKTFHWLTALLILTLIPLGIIANKLPYETSEQLAQKAWLFSLHKTLGVTVFFVALARIAWAVTQTKPAGLHPDRKAESWLAETVHWLLYGSLLLVPLSGWIHHASTTGFAPIWWPFGQNLPLVAKSEDTAALFAGLHIVFERVLAAALILHVAGALKHHFVDKDATLKRMWFGTTHTPDATGTHKHGLPFVTAVAAWGIAIAIGSSIGVFAKHGDAIAQVALEQVESDWTVETGTVAIEITQFGNVVEGKFADWTADIDYDPATAKGTTTVTIAVPSLTLGSVTDQAMGHDFFDATTFPTAIFQADLERIVDGHLATGTLTIRDKTVPVEMPFNLSIDDGLATVNGQIELNRQDFGIGDNMADESSLLFNVKVKVELTARQN
- the fabD gene encoding ACP S-malonyltransferase; its protein translation is MTTAFVFPGQGAQTIGMGKDLAEAYPAARAVFQEVDDALGENLSQLIWDGDQDTLTLTQNAQPALMATSLAAMRALEAEGLTLDRAAFVAGHSLGEYSALAAAGAISVADTARLLRTRGQAMQQAVPVGVGAMAALLGLDFEAATAVASEAAGDEVCQAANDNDPGQVVISGHKAAVERAIEIAKTKGAKRAVLLPVSAPFHCALMEPAARVMEAALAEVTVSDPAVPLVANVQAQAVTSADAIRGLLVEQVTGSVRWRESVAWMGAQGVTDIWEIGAGKALSGMIRRIDRSIATRAIGTAADVVAAKEV
- the fabG gene encoding 3-oxoacyl-[acyl-carrier-protein] reductase; the protein is MFDLTGKNALVTGASGGIGADIARQLHGAGATVGLSGTRVEPLETLAAELGERAHVLPCNLSDMAAVDALPKQAAEAMGSVDILVNNAGITRDNLFMRMSDDEWSSVLAVNLTATMKLCKGVMRGMMKARWGRIVNISSVVGATGNPGQANYAASKAGMVGMTKSLAYEVASRGITVNAVAPGFIATAMTDKLTDDQKAGILGQIPAGRMGDPAEIASAVMYLASPEAGYITGTTLHVNGGMAML
- a CDS encoding acyl carrier protein, with protein sequence MSDIADRVKKIVVEHLGVEESKVVEGASFIDDLGADSLDTVELVMAFEEEFGIEIPDDAAETIQSFGDAVGFITKAS
- a CDS encoding helix-turn-helix domain-containing protein, which encodes MYDPKGNGKEKSIDAVQFTELEPPEHLRGIVHRFLELNTNGRLNEDYRFHALPDACTYIVFDQLDKRIAGVSKLRAESEEFNLGRQFHFVNIRFLPGVWQPSLDQVAYGMVEDAYTGALPLLELNKTLTGEALPKHIPSLSDLVDGLVRDGIVKRNLVTEKIFQHLDDLHNVADMADAANLSPRQLQRTLKRTTGFSPHDFLKVLRLQMSLNGNDTWSYADQSHFIHSFRRATGYTPGKYAKKYDV
- a CDS encoding VOC family protein, producing the protein MSKMNAVGWFDIYVNDLERATAFYEAVLDTKLEQMGDPTGESQMMSFPADVAAYGAGGALTKAPHAGPGVGGTVVYFSVEDCAINEARVVEAGGVVARSKFSIGDFGWIVLIMDTEGNMFGLNSLK